The following coding sequences lie in one Spinacia oleracea cultivar Varoflay chromosome 1, BTI_SOV_V1, whole genome shotgun sequence genomic window:
- the LOC130463212 gene encoding uncharacterized protein, with protein MIETQLAQLANTIKEHHVHISLPPQSQAPKQMNAIVTRSGRILGDVPRANKVSKSNGKEQEGVVESSDNDVVDEVPPIDDVGDTPRPKEATLLPLPTLKLPYPQRLIRHKLDVQFSKFLDVVRKLHITIPFTDALKQMPTYSRFLKDILSGKRDCGVKETVNLTENCSAIILNQIAPKLKDPGSFSIPCAIKELEISNALCDLGASVSLMPYSVFAKLEVGDLIPTNITLQLADRSVKYPIGKIEDVPLRVGGFVIPVDFVVLDIDEDVHVPIILGRPFFATEGAIIDVKQGKITLKVGKDMHDMHEHLLTTNDPLEYALLNREGLGDLGVEAANYKELLDSTSPCAQSEQCLVVLDREEVKNDHGF; from the exons atgattgaaACCCAATTAGCTCAACTTGCTAATACCATTAAGGAACATCATGTGCATattagtctcccaccccaaagtCAAGCTCCAAAGCAAATGAATGCCAtagtgacaaggagtgggaGGATTTTAGGTGATGTTCCTAGAGCTAATAAGGTTTCTAAGTCCAATGGGAAGGAACAAGAGGGAGTCGTTGAGTCTAGCGACAATGATGTGGTAGATGAGGTGCCTCCCATCGATGATGTGGGTGATACTCCTAGACCAAAGGAGGCAACTCTTCTACCTCTCCCCACCCTTAAACTTCCCTATCCCCAAAGATTAATAAGGCATAAGTTAGACGTGCAATTCTCAAAATTCCTTGATGTTGTTCGAAAATTGCATATCACTATCCCCTTTACGGATGCGTTGAAACAAATGCCAACCTACTCAAGATTTCTCAAGGACATTTTGAGTGGGAAGCGGGATTGCGGCGTAAAGGAGACGGTGAACCTCACCGAAAATTGTAGTGCTATTATTCTTAACCAAATAGCACCCAAACTCAAAGACCCGGGTAGTTTCTCTATCCCTTGTGCTATTAAGgagcttgaaataagcaatgcctTGTGTGATTTGGGTGCTAGTGTTAGTTTAATGCCTTATTCGGTATTCGCCAAGCTTGAAGTCGGTGATCTTATCCCAACCAACATTACATTGCAACTTGCCGACCGTTCGGTCAAATACCCTATTGGCAAGATTGAGGATGTACCCTTGAGAGTTGGTGGATTTGTGATCCCCGTCGATTTTGTGGTCCTAGACATAGATGAGGACGTGCATGTCCCTATTATTCTTGGTCGACCATTTTTTGCCACGGAGGGGGCCATTATTGATGTCAAGCAAGGGAAAATCACTTTGAAAGTTGGGAAGGATA TGCATGACATGCATGAGCACTTGCTCACTACTAACGATCCACTTGAGTATGCTCTTTTGAATAGAGAAGGCTTAGGTGATTTAGGGGTTGAAGCGGCCAACTACAAGGAGTTACTGGATTCCACCTCACCTTGTGCTCAATCGGAGCAATGCTTGGTTGTGCTTGATCGGGAAGAAGTTAAGAATGATCATGGATTCTGA